Proteins from a single region of Penaeus monodon isolate SGIC_2016 chromosome 12, NSTDA_Pmon_1, whole genome shotgun sequence:
- the LOC119579439 gene encoding LOW QUALITY PROTEIN: palmitoyltransferase ZDHHC11-like (The sequence of the model RefSeq protein was modified relative to this genomic sequence to represent the inferred CDS: deleted 1 base in 1 codon), with protein MGDGRPWWSGPRRVRRVHGLQLPLHPQQVLAWLVMAAFTSLMYGAVLPALHSRLATPLAVVTGMVFAAHILTHIVALALDPADTQLRARKDRQQVPEFDRNVHSHVIENGRCHLCNITISSSRTKHCSACNKCVDVFDHHCKWLNHCVGRRNYRVFLACVITAILSCLLVMATCLAEIVLYYFKREYLAPWESPRPEVPPPPVEEVEDEASLTCSEGAPYCHFSIFGALVYDGAFIGLLSTLFSVALVAEVLLVHLAAFHAYIICLGFTTYEYIRGHHLRGSTSAHSFSTYGRDGGTEREGAVCGWAVKRVPANNQITPSSTTDTNLLSTISVDSLSTSTTTARSPRSSTSTTPGLSPTTPSDDSRSPSASKNQLLNHSSRIQQSGGRGCAAMASPTNTAPRTPPTRASSVPQLPQIQVGRARAQLRTLSRAVSTAVSEFTVDEDVEVRVVALPRPRPSRRRLRSSIAPHLSPIKECDQIAPSPPTVRAVREQSSASPSPAASPAQTPVHTPSRSPRPSPVRGPHTPTKVSPLAGGADVTRRANGHSVVSRVKMNGNVGETTNGYSRTPPPVSSANTKLLKEVGAHGGVYVGPQDPNCNILGSRACNSGSAPRTNGTVAHVELHM; from the exons ATGGGTGACGGGCGGCCGTGGTGGTCGGGCCCGCGCCGCGTGCGCCGCGTGCACGGCCTCCAGCTGCCACTACACCCGCAGCAGGTGCTCGCGTGGCTGGTGATGGCCGCCTTTACCTCCCTCATGTACGGCGCCGTCCTCCCCGCCCTCCACTCGCGCCTCGCCACGCCCCTCGCCGTCGTGACGGGCATGGTGTTCGCCGCCCACATCCTCACGCACATCGTGGCGTTGGCGCTGGACCCCGCCGACACGCAGCTGCGCGCCCGCAAGGACAGGCAGCAGGTGCCCGAATTCGATAGAAATGTGCATTCGCACGTCATAGAAAATGGACGCTGCCATCTGTGTAATATAACCATATCTTCTAGTCGGACTAAGCACTGCAGCGCTTGCAACAAGTGCGTGGATGTGTTTGATCACCACTGCAAGTGGCTGAACCACTGCGTA GGCCGCCGCAACTACCGCGTGTTCCTGGCGTGTGTCATCACGGCCATCCTCTCGTGTCTGCTGGTCATGGCCACCTGCCTCGCCGAGATCGTGCTCTACTACTTCAAGCGGGAGTACCTGGCGCCGTGGGAATCCCCGCGCCCCGAGGTGCCCCCGCCCCccgtggaggaggtggaggacgaggcATCGCTCACGTGCTCAGAGGGCGCGCCCTACTGCCACTTCTCCATCTTCGGTGCTTTGGTCTACGATGGAGCCTTCATTGGCCTCCTGTCCACGCTGTTCTCCGTGGCGCTGGTGGCCGAGGTCCTGCTCGTCCACCTGGCCGCCTTTCACGCCTACATCATATGCCTGGGCTTCACCACGTACGAGTACATCCGGGGGCATCACCTCCGGGGCTCGACCTCCGCCCACTCCTTCAGCACGTACGGGCGTGACGGCGGCACGGAGCGCGAGGGCGCCGTGTGCGGGTGGGCGGTGAAGCGCGTGCCCGCCAACAACCAGATCACGCCCTCCTCCACCACGGACACTAACCTCTTGTCCACGATATCCGTGGACTCCCTCAGCACCTCCACCACCACGGCCCGCTCCCCCCGGTCTTCCACATCCACCACGCCCGGCCTCTCCCCCACCACGCCCTCGGACGACAGCCGCTCGCCCTCGGCCTCCAAGAACCAGCTCCTCAACCACAGCTCGCGCATCCAGCAGAGCGGCGGGCGGGGCTGCGCGGCTATGGCATCCCCCACTAACACCGCCCCCAGGACGCCCCCGACGAGGGCCTCCAGTGTGCCCCAGCTGCCCCAGATCCAGGTGGGGCGCGCCAGGGCCCAGTTGAGGACCCTCAGCCGGGCGGTGTCGACCGCGGTCAGCGAATTCACGGTGGACGAGGATGTCGAGGTGCGCGTGGTGGCGCTGCCGCGGCCGCGACCGTCTCGTCGAAGACTGCGCTCCAGCATAGCGCCGCATTTGTCGCCCATCAAGGAGTGCGACCAGATAGCGCCCAGCCCGCCCACGGTGCGGGCGGTGCGCGAACAATCGAGTGCGTCCCCGAGTCCGGCCGCCAGTCCCGCCCAAACCCCCGTTCACACGCCCTCCCGCAGTCCGCGGCCGAGCCCCGTGCGCGGGCCGCACACGCCCACCAAGGTGAGTCCGCTGGCGGGCGGCGCCGACGTGACGAGACGTGCCAACGGCCACAGTGTTGTCAGTCGAGTGAAGATGAACGGTAACGTCGGCGAGACCACCAATGGCTACAGCAGGACGCCGCCGCCAGTGTCTAGTGCCAATACCAAGTTGCTGAAGGAGGTGGGGGCGCACGGCGGCGTGTACGTCGGGCCCCAGGACCCCAACTGCAACATCCTGGGGTCGAGGGCGTGTAACAGCGGTTCCGCCCCGCGTACCAACGGCACGGTGGCCCACGTGGAACTACACATGTAG